The region AGGATGGCTGCCAGGGCCAGGACCATAAGACCCGTCTGCCAGAGGTCCTTGGCCCCCAGCACGGGGAGGAAGGGAAGGAGCCCCTGGAGGGCCTGCGCCAGGCCCCGGTACAGGAGGCTACCCAAGGACACCGCCAGGAGGCTTGCCCCCAGGGTGAGCAGGAGCCCTTCCACCACGAAGGGGGCCTGGATGAACCGCCGAGTGGCCCCCACCAGGAGCATGATGCCCAGGGCTTCCTTGCGGCTTTCCAGGGATAGGCGGATGGAGCCCATGACGCTGAAGAAGGTGTTGAGGAGAAGGAGCCCCACCAGGACCCCCATGGCCAGCCGGCTTCCGGATAGCACCTGGACCAACCGTTCCGTGAGCTCCCCCCCGTACTCCACCCCTTCTACCCCGGGAAGCTTCCTGAGCCTTTCCGCCACCTGGCGCACCGCCTCCGGATCCTTAAGCCTCAGGCGCAGGGTGTCGGGCAAGGGGTTTTCCACCAGGTCCTTGGCCTCGGCCAGGTAGGGGTAGTCCAGGACCAGCTGGGCCAGGGCCTCCTCCTTGCTTTGCAGCCGCACCTCGCCCACTTCCGGCCAGCCCTGGATCTCGGTGAGAAGGGCTTCCACATCGGCCTTCTTTTGCAGGAAGGCCGCCACTTCCAGTTCCCGCTCCAGGGTGTGCACCACCCGCTCCAGGTTCCAAAGGACTAGGCCCAGGAAATGGAGGAGGGCGAAGGATACCAGGGCGGTGAAGAAGGTGGCGAGGCTGGCCGTGGGATGGCGGAGGATCTGCCGCAGGCCCTCGCGCAGGGCGTACATGCTCTACATCTTACGCCCCTGGCTTGAGAAAAGGCTTGGGAGGGGATAAAGGGGGCATTGGCAGGAGGTGGGGCGTGAAACGCGCTCCCTTTTTGAGCGGCTCTTGGCCCACCAGGACCCCCTTGACCCTAAGCGTGGCCCCTTGGGCCAGGGGGTACCCCCCTTCAGGACACATTTGGCCGGAGTAGGGCCTTGCCCTTGGCGGAAAGGGCCTTTGGCCAATCGGTGAGGGGGAAGATGCCCCCGATGAGGGCCTCGAGGCCTCGGAGCTCGGGAAGGAGTCCCACCGCCTGGGCAAACTCCTCGGGGCTATAGGTGTAGCTTCCCACCAGGCCCACCTCCTTGAACCAGAAGGGGGAGAGGTCGGCCCAGTCCAGCCCCGGGGCCCCCAGGAGGAGGACCCGGCCTCCTTCCTGGGCCAGGGCAAGGGCCTGGCGGAAACCCGCCCCGCTTCCCGAGGCCTCGAGGACCGCCTCGTACCCACCCCGGTATCCCTCAAAGAGGAGGTAGCGGTAGCGCCTGGCCCTTTCCCGCAGGGCCTCCTTGGCGCTCCCAAAAACCCCGTCCGCCCCGAAGGCCAAAGCCCGTTCCGCCTGGTGGGGGTACTTGGCCACGGCATAGACCCTTCCGGAAAACCCCAGGGCCCTAAGGGCCTGGAGGGCCAGGAGGCCCAAGGTACCCATGCCCAGGATCAGGACCTCCTTGGGCCAGGGCTTTAACTTCTTGAGGCCCCGCACCACCACCGCCAAGGGTTCGGCGAGCACCGCCCGTTCCTCGGGCACGCCTTCGGGAATGGGGTAAAGCCTTTCCGGCCGGGCCAGGACCCACTCCCCAAAGCCCCCGGGGAGGTCCCGGTTGTAGCCCAGCATGCCCGGGGCCAGGGACCCTTCCGCCACGTTTTGGCATAGGCCTTCCTCGCCCTCCTGGCACTTCGGGCAAGGGGGAAGGCCCCGGTCGGCGCAGGTGAGAAGGGGGTTCACCGCCACCAGGCTTCCCTCCACCTCCCCCAGGATCTCGTGGCCAAGGACGGCGGGAAAGGAGAAGAAGGGGCTGATGGATGGGGGGCTTTTCCCATAGAGAAGGGCCAGGTCCGAGCCACAGACCCCGCTAAGCCGCACCTTGACCCTTACGAAGCCTGGCCGCTCGGGAAGGGGAAGTTGGACGAGGCTTAGGGGCAGAAGGCCCTTGGGGAGTCGCTTGCCCAGGGCCCTGGCGGCGAGGAAGCGGGGAAGGGAAGGGGTGTAGAGGAGGGCCTTCATGACATGGGGACGGTGCGGACGAGCTTGCCCTCTATCCGCTCCATGATCTCGTCCAGGCTGCGCCCGGTGATGGTGAGGCCATGGTTCTTCAGGCCCACCACCGCCCGGGTGGGGTCTGGGGCCTGGCGCACCTTCTCCGCCACCGCCTGGGCCAGCTCGTAGGTGCCGCAGGGGTAGTTGAAGGGGGTGGCGGGAACCCCTTCCATCCAGGCGTGCACGTGCAGGATGGCCCCGACCCCGGGGTGCTCCCGGTAGATCATCCAGTGCTCGATGGCGTCCACGCTCACCCGCCTGGGTTCCACGTGGGGGGGCACGGAGAGGAGGATGGCGTTTTCCTGGGGGTCGTAGTCCTTCACCATCAGGATGTCCCGGCCGATCTCCTTGAGGTTGGCCTTGTCCACCCCGCTGGCCGACATCCAGAAGCGGCGCTCATCCTTGCGCACGGAGAGGTTGCCGTAGGAAAGCCCCCCGATGCCGTAAAGCCGTTTGACATGCCGGAGGTCCTCGGGGGGCAGGATCTCCTCGATGGGGAAGGGGGCAGGAAGAAGGTCCCACTCCTTGAGTTTCTTCCCTGCCCGGTACATGCTTGCCGTAAGCTCATCCCCCTGCCAGAGTTCGGGCTCGAGGTCCTTGTGGAAGATGTTGTTGATGACCAGGCGGCTGCAGGCGATGGGCCTTAGGCGCGCGGCCACCCTCTCGTAAAACCCTTCCCCGTTGGGCTCGTCGTAGTGCCCGAGCTCCAGGGTGAGGAACTTGACCCCCCGGCTGGGCACATAGGCCAGAAGCACGTTGGAAAGGGCCCGGACCAGGTAGGGATAGAGGGCCTGGAGGGGGTTTTCGGGAAAGTCGGGGAGCTCCAGCACCGAGGCCACGAAGGTGGCCTGGGCCCGCCGGCGGTAAGGGCGTGGGTTTTCCGGGGAGATGGCGTTCAGCACCAGGTTGGGAGCCTTGGCCTCGGGGTTGTAGCGGAACCCCTGGGCCTCCAGGGCTCTTCCCAGTCCTTCTAAAAAGGCTTGGACCCTAGGGGAAGGTTCGCCGTGGATCATGTACTCCCACATAATGCCCTCCTTGCTCTGGTCCTTAGCCTACCCCATACTGGTCCCATGGCGGAAGCCTTGGCAGGCAGCCGGGCCCTCCTTGCTGGGCTCGGGGTGGGGCATTTCACGGACCTCGAGGCCCTCACCGGCTCCACCGTGGTCCTGGCGGAGGAGGGCTGGGTGGGAGCGGTGGACGTGCGGGGGGCGGCCCCCGGTACCCGGGAGACGGACCTCCTCTTGCCGGAAAACACCGTGGAGAAGGTGCAGGCCATCCTGCTTACCGGGGGAAGCGCCTTCGGCCTGAGGGCGGCGGATGGGGTCATGCGCTACCTGGCGGAGAGGAAGAAGGGCTTCTTCACCCCGGGGGGCGTGGTGCCCATCGTGCCCGCGGCGGTCCTTTACGACCTGGGCCGGGGAAGAGCCCACCGCCCGCCGGGGGAGGACGCCGGGTACCAGGCGGCCTTGGCCGCGGGGGAAAGGGTGGAGGAAGGCAGCGTGGGGGCGGGAACCGGGGCGGTGGCGGGTGGGGTCAAGGGTGGGGTGGGCTTGGCGGGGTACCTTCTGGAGGAGGGGTACCAGGTCATGGCCTTGGTGGCGGTGAACAGCCTGGGCCGGCCCTTTGACCCCAGGACGGGGAAGCTTTACGGGGAGGATCTCCTGGCGGAGGAGGAAAGAGCCCTTCTTCCGGACCGCTCCCGTTACCAGGGGAGGCCTGAGGACTACCGCTACCCTTTCCTTTTGGGCCAGAGCACTACCCTGGCGGTGGTGGCCACGGATGCCCCCCTGAGCAAGGCCCAGGCCAAGAGGCTTGCCATCATGGCCCAGGATGGGATCGCCCGGGCCATCCGTCCGGCCCATACGCCCCTGGATGGGGACCTGGTCTTCGCCCTGGCCCTGGGGGAGGGGAAGGGGGTGGACCCCTACACCCTCTTGCGCCTTGGGGCCTACGCCGCCGATGCCGTGACCCGGGCGATCCTTCGGGCGGTTCTCCTTGCGGATGGTGTGCCGGGGATTCCCTCTTATCGGGACCTCATGGGGTGATCACC is a window of Thermus neutrinimicus DNA encoding:
- a CDS encoding cell division protein FtsX yields the protein MYALREGLRQILRHPTASLATFFTALVSFALLHFLGLVLWNLERVVHTLERELEVAAFLQKKADVEALLTEIQGWPEVGEVRLQSKEEALAQLVLDYPYLAEAKDLVENPLPDTLRLRLKDPEAVRQVAERLRKLPGVEGVEYGGELTERLVQVLSGSRLAMGVLVGLLLLNTFFSVMGSIRLSLESRKEALGIMLLVGATRRFIQAPFVVEGLLLTLGASLLAVSLGSLLYRGLAQALQGLLPFLPVLGAKDLWQTGLMVLALAAILGAGGAFMATRAYLREV
- a CDS encoding zinc-dependent alcohol dehydrogenase, with amino-acid sequence MKALLYTPSLPRFLAARALGKRLPKGLLPLSLVQLPLPERPGFVRVKVRLSGVCGSDLALLYGKSPPSISPFFSFPAVLGHEILGEVEGSLVAVNPLLTCADRGLPPCPKCQEGEEGLCQNVAEGSLAPGMLGYNRDLPGGFGEWVLARPERLYPIPEGVPEERAVLAEPLAVVVRGLKKLKPWPKEVLILGMGTLGLLALQALRALGFSGRVYAVAKYPHQAERALAFGADGVFGSAKEALRERARRYRYLLFEGYRGGYEAVLEASGSGAGFRQALALAQEGGRVLLLGAPGLDWADLSPFWFKEVGLVGSYTYSPEEFAQAVGLLPELRGLEALIGGIFPLTDWPKALSAKGKALLRPNVS
- a CDS encoding class II aldolase/adducin family protein, which encodes MWEYMIHGEPSPRVQAFLEGLGRALEAQGFRYNPEAKAPNLVLNAISPENPRPYRRRAQATFVASVLELPDFPENPLQALYPYLVRALSNVLLAYVPSRGVKFLTLELGHYDEPNGEGFYERVAARLRPIACSRLVINNIFHKDLEPELWQGDELTASMYRAGKKLKEWDLLPAPFPIEEILPPEDLRHVKRLYGIGGLSYGNLSVRKDERRFWMSASGVDKANLKEIGRDILMVKDYDPQENAILLSVPPHVEPRRVSVDAIEHWMIYREHPGVGAILHVHAWMEGVPATPFNYPCGTYELAQAVAEKVRQAPDPTRAVVGLKNHGLTITGRSLDEIMERIEGKLVRTVPMS
- a CDS encoding P1 family peptidase, producing the protein MAEALAGSRALLAGLGVGHFTDLEALTGSTVVLAEEGWVGAVDVRGAAPGTRETDLLLPENTVEKVQAILLTGGSAFGLRAADGVMRYLAERKKGFFTPGGVVPIVPAAVLYDLGRGRAHRPPGEDAGYQAALAAGERVEEGSVGAGTGAVAGGVKGGVGLAGYLLEEGYQVMALVAVNSLGRPFDPRTGKLYGEDLLAEEERALLPDRSRYQGRPEDYRYPFLLGQSTTLAVVATDAPLSKAQAKRLAIMAQDGIARAIRPAHTPLDGDLVFALALGEGKGVDPYTLLRLGAYAADAVTRAILRAVLLADGVPGIPSYRDLMG